A DNA window from Impatiens glandulifera chromosome 7, dImpGla2.1, whole genome shotgun sequence contains the following coding sequences:
- the LOC124944421 gene encoding probably inactive leucine-rich repeat receptor-like protein kinase IMK2: MSKLLSFAFLLILLQFSSGQEYDGVIVTQSDFQALQSIKYEIIDPKGVLKSWNDTGLGACSWWIGIKCVNGQVIAIQLPWKSLGGRISDKIGRLLSLRKISLHDNALSGSVPLSLGFLPNLRGLYLFNNRFSGSIPMSLAQSTSLQAIDLSNNKLTGNINLGNSTGLYRLNLSYNGLSGSIPSSLTQISSLVFLSLHNNNLSGSVPDSWGGNGVYQLKTLTLDHNRLTGEIPSSLSKLNLLESLSLDYNLITGTIPDELGNLSKIQSLNLSNNNVSGEIPSSISKLLNLTSFNVSYNNLSGSVPSVLSKKFNSSSFVGNIQLCGYSSSTPCPSISPSPQIPPSPSVDGLKHDRDHRRRRLSTKDIILIASGAFLLVLLLLCCFLICCLVRRRVLSTKAKNLKKKSTSPVAGLGEKDIPAEVQQGGETGGKLVHFDGPFVFTADDLLCATAEIIGKSSYGTVYKATLEDGNQVAVKRLREKVAKGHKEFESEVSILGRIRHQNILALRSYYIGPKGEKLLVYDYMSNGSLASFLHARGPETIVTWTTRMKIAMGITRGLCFLHKTENIVHGNLTSSNIALDEENTPKIGDVALSRLMTAAANTNVIATAGTMGYRAPELSKIKNASTKTDIYSLGVIMLELLTGKSPAEATDGSDLPQWVASIVKEEWTNEVFDVEIMKEASECGDELLNTLKLALHCVDPSPVARPEAQQVLQQLEQIKPEMAAGSASTAAAAAISGDDEDDDEEGGV; the protein is encoded by the exons ATGAGTAAATTACTGTCATTTGCGTTTCTCTTAATACTGCTGCAATTCTCATCAGGCCAAGAGTACGATGGAGTAATCGTGACCCAATCAGATTTCCAAGCTCTTCAATCCatcaaatatgaaataattgatCCAAAAGGTGTATTAAAGAGCTGGAATGACACTGGGTTAGGTGCTTGTTCATGGTGGATTGGAATCAAGTGTGTCAATGGACAAGTCATTGCCATACAGCTTCCATGGAAGAGCTTGGGAGGAAGAATTTCCGACAAGATAGGACGGCTATTATCTCTCCGGAAAATCAGTCTTCACGACAATGCACTTTCCGGTTCTGTTCCATTGTCTCTCGGTTTCCTACCAAATCTCAGAGGACTTTATCTCTTCAATAACCGTTTTTCAGGTTCTATTCCTATGTCATTAGCTCAATCCACTTCTCTTCAAGCTATTGATTTGAGTAATAATAAGCTTACAGGAAACATCAATCTTGGAAACTCTACTGGATTATACAGACTCAATTTAAGCTATAATGGTTTATCTGGTTCTATTCCTTCTTCTTTAACTCAAATCTCATCTCTGgtttttctttctcttcatAATAACAATCTATCTGGTTCTGTTCCTGATTCTTGGGGTGGAAATGGTGTCTATCAACTCAAAACCTTGACCCTTGATCATAATCGTCTTACTGGAGAAATCCCATCTTCTTTAAGCAAATTGAACCTTCTTGAATCACTTTCTTTGGATTATAACCTAATTACTGGCACCATACCTGATGAACTGGGGAATCTTTCAAAGATTCAATCTTTGAATTTGTCTAATAATAATGTCAGTGGAGAAATTCCATCTTCAATTTCCAAATTGCTAAATCTGACTTCTTTCAATGTTTCGTATAACAATCTTTCCGGCAGCGTTCCTTCTGTTCTTTCTAAAAAGTTCAATTCAAGCTCATTCGTGGGTAACATTCAATTATGCGGTTATAGTTCATCTACTCCATGCCCGTCTATTTCCCCCTCTCCTCAAATTCCCCCGTCTCCATCGGTCGACGGTTTGAAACACGACCGTGACCACCGCCGCCGGCGGTTAAGCACTAAGGATATCATTCTAATAGCATCCGGTGCTTTCCTTTTAGTTTTACTTCTATTATGTTGTTTCTTGATTTGTTGTTTGGTAAGGAGAAGGGTATTATCAACCAAAGCAAAGAACTTGAAGAAGAAATCTACTTCCCCTGTTGCTGGATTAGGGGAGAAGGATATTCCGGCAGAGGTACAACAGGGAGGCGAAACAGGAGGAAAGCTTGTACATTTCGATGGCCCATTTGTATTCACCGCAGATGATCTTCTTTGTGCAACCGCTGAGATCATCGGAAAGAGCAGTTATGGGACTGTTTACAAGGCGACCTTGGAGGACGGGAATCAAGTGGCGGTTAAACGGTTGAGGGAGAAGGTTGCTAAAGGACATAAGGAGTTTGAATCGGAGGTTTCAATTCTTGGTCGGATTCGACATCAGAACATTCTTGCTCTTAGATCATATTACATCGGACCTAAAGGAGAGAAGCTTCTTGTCTATGATTACATGTCTAATGGAAGCCTTGCTTCATTTCTTCATG CACGAGGGCCTGAAACAATAGTGACATGGACAACAAGGATGAAGATTGCAATGGGTATTACAAGAGGACTCTGTTTTCTTCACAAAACAGAGAATATAGTTCATGGAAACTTAACATCAAGTAATATAGCCTTGGATGAAGAAAACACACCCAAGATTGGAGACGTTGCACTCTCGAGGTTAATGACAGCAGCAGCCAATACCAACGTTATCGCGACAGCGGGTACAATGGGCTACCGTGCACCTGAATTATCGAAGATCAAGAACGCCAGCACGAAGACTGATATATACAGTCTCGGAGTTATAATGTTGGAGCTTCTAACTGGGAAATCGCCTGCTGAGGCAACTGATGGATCTGATCTTCCTCAATGGGTTGCATCTATTGTGAAGGAAGAGTGGACTAATGAAGTTTTTGATGTTGAGATTATGAAGGAAGCTTCTGAATGTGGAGATGAGTTGTTGAATACTTTGAAATTGGCTCTTCATTGTGTGGATCCTTCTCCTGTTGCTAGACCGGAAGCTCAACAGGTGCTGCAACAGCTTGAGCAAATTAAGCCTGAGATGGCTGCCGGTTCAGCTTCaactgctgctgctgctgcaatCTCTggagatgatgaagatgatgatgaagaaggtGGTGTTTGA
- the LOC124945077 gene encoding protein TIC 56, chloroplastic yields the protein MASINFGPFGENWFKKPPNPFAPLNLLSLTQSLNISKPSKSSSFFASISNSNTSSNGPKDEPEKLGVYRQMLEQFYMECEELPDLRHAPEVDKILEEQDSIFEKKENPTKEEVEENEKWWNDFRSNPVIKFLERAEYITDKINEMELKENEKPYRREDAKLWKDLPHVIGLDGRPMPRKAIKTRKESNDKFWDFTKQFFFGLWGFRQRPYPPGRPIDVTQAIGYKRLENRYYDFAMKPGSWFYKDRIGRTRGPMELIQLKTAFGAGIIDEHTFVWGEDMDEWAPIGMIYGLDRAIITWEVKLAAKATAFLHKLQKGIPPWVPLKGQEKKTYKQMQDEAIESKRRDLAVLDANDGYWPGVRTPSHALFLWASGTELTSVLEADHMPNKYIPKHLRQELIKMIPGLRPWEVLSVEQAMDQLTYGGQWFREPLGTFTTGPPYIEEWNADVMALFNIYYDLSVKVYNHLEKRIPGFNVVMDKVNADTEARNARRRRRREKDQAWRAGGKNDDDNE from the exons ATGGCATCAATAAACTTTGGCCCATTTGGTGAAAACTGGTTCAAGAAACCCCCAAATCCTTTTGCACCTTTAAACCTTCTTTCATTAACCCAATCACTGAATATCTCAAAACCATCAAAATCATCAAGCTTTTTCGCATCGATCAGTAATTCAAACACCTCCTCAAATGGACCAAAAGATGAACCTGAAAAACTTGGCGTGTATAGGCAAATGCTTGAACAATTCTATATGGAATGTGAGGAGCTTCCAGATCTCCGTCATGCCCCTGAGGTTGATAAAATCCTGGAGGAGCAGGATTCTATATttgagaagaaagaaaatcCAACTAAAGAAGAAGTGGAGGAAAACGAGAAATGGTGGAATGATTTTCGGAGCAATCCAGTTATTAAATTCCTGGAAAGGGCTGAATATATTACTGATAAGATCAATGAAATGGAGTTGAAGGAGAATGAGAAACCATATAGAAGAGAGGATGCTAAGCTGTGGAAGGATTTACCGCATGTGATTGGACTAGATGGCAGGCCAATGCCAAGAAAGGCAATAAAAACGAGGAAGGAATCGAATGATAAATTCTGGGATTTCACTAAACAGTTCTTCTTTGGCCTTTGGGGATTCCGGCAACGCCCTTATCCTCCTGGCAGGCCCATTGATGTCACCCAAGCTATTGGATACAAGAGGCTTGAGAATAGATACTATGATT TTGCCATGAAACCCGGATCATGGTTCTATAAGGATCGGATTGGCAGGACAAGAGGACCGATGGAGCTAATACAACTAAAGACTGCTTTTGGTGCTGGGATAATTGATGAACACACATTTGTTTGGGGTGAGGACATGGACGAATGGGCACCGATCGGTATGATTTATGGCTTAGACCGTGCAATTATCACTTGGGAAG TTAAGCTAGCTGCTAAGGCCACTGCTTTCCTTCACAAACTGCAAAAAGGAATACCCCCATGGGTCCCGCTCAAGGGACAAGAGAAAAAAACCTACAAGCAAATGCAAGATGAAGCTATAGAAAGTAAGAGGCGTGATTTGGCAGTGTTGGATGCGAATGATGGTTATTGGCCGGGTGTAAGAACTCCGAGCCATGCCTTGTTTCTATGGGCTAGTGGCACCGAGCTAACATCGGTTTTGGAAGCTGATCATAtgccaaacaaatatataccCAAACATCTTAG GCAGGAGTTGATTAAAATGATTCCTGGACTGAGACCATGGGAGGTGTTAAGTGTTGAACAAGCTATGGATCAGCTAACTTATGGAGGTCAATGGTTTCGCGAACCTCTTGGAACATTTACAACTGGTCCTCCCTACATCGAAGAATGGAATGCCGATGTTATG GCATTATTCAACATATATTACGATTTGAGTGTGAAAGTATACAACCACCTTGAGAAGAGAATACCAGGTTTCAATGTTGTAATGGATAAAGTCAATGCTGATACTGAAGCTAGGAATGCCAGAAGAAGGAGACGGAGAGAAAAAGATCAAGCGTGGCGGGCTGGAGGAAAAAATGACGATGACAACGAATGA
- the LOC124945718 gene encoding transcription factor bHLH140 isoform X1, giving the protein MSAEEKKKPILVILVGAPGSGKSTFCEHVMQASSLHWVRICQDTIGKGKAGTKAQCIMGASKALQDGKNAFIDRCNLEREQRAEFVKLGSPEIDVHAIVLDLPAKLCISRSVKRTEHEGNLQGGKAAAVVNRMLQKKELPKLTEGYSRITVCQTETDVQAAVVAYSTLGPLDTLPPGYYGQKSQDAKIQLGIMKFLKKADASVDKELGQKDSGDKAITKGNKASLEVKADDKAELGSSSHGTSCSNDIPTLAFPSISTADFQFDLEKASDIIVEQVAEFVSELENARLALVDLSHSSKILSLVRAKAVKKNIDPNKFLTVVGDITLLKSKGGIQCSVIANAANWRLKPGGGGVNAAVFNAAGPSLEKATKEQAESMSPGNVVTVHLPSTSPLFIREGVTHVIHVLGPNMNPQRPNCLKDNYVEGCNVLRKAYASLFQSFVGLVKSQEKSHSTSKVQPSDLKISPKTHDQKVKREGVFESDMNNKKHKGTEEVFGRPGDEMDTMYSGKERKKWGSWAQALYNIAMHPEEHKNDVLEISDNTVVLNDVYPKAKVHILILARVKGLDSLADVHKDHIQLLNSMHEMGIKWAEKYLNEDNSLTFRLGYHSTPSMRQLHLHVISQDFDSKHLKNKKHWNSFNSDFFLDSVDVIAEIEEHGQTTLKDVEKLLSMELRCHRCRSVHPNIPRLKTHIANCQAPFPPALLNRLKIAARKDELNR; this is encoded by the exons ATGA GCGcggaagagaaaaagaaaccCATTTTAGTGATCCTGGTCGGTGCGCCTGGAAGCGGCAAGTCCACCTTTTGTGAACACGTTATGCAAGCTTCTTCCTTGCATTGGGTTCGCATTTGTCAG GATACCATAGGGAAAGGTAAGGCAGGAACAAAAGCTCAATGCATAATGGGTGCTAGTAAAGCATTACAGGATGGTAAAAATGCGTTTATTGACAGATGTAATCTCGAAAGAGAACAACGAGCTGAATTTGTGAAGCTTGGCAGCCCTGAAATTGATGTTCATGCTATAGTACTTGATCTTCCTGCCAAATTGTGCATCTCTAGGTCTGTTAAGAGAACCGAGCACGAGGGAAACTTGCAGGGTGGAAAGGCCGCAGCAGTTGTAAACCGGATGTTGCAAAAGAAAGAGCTGCCGAAACTGACCGAAGGGTATTCTAGGATCACAGTTTGCCAAACTGAAACTGATGTTCAGGCAGCTGTTGTTGCATACAGCACTCTTGGTCCACTGGATACCCTTCCACCTGGCTATTATGGTCAAAAGAGCCAAGATGCCAAAATCCAACTCGGTATTatgaaatttcttaaaaaagCCGATGCCTCTGTTGATAAGGAATTGGGACAGAAGGACTCTGGTGATAAAGCAATTACTAAGGGAAACAAAGCCAGTTTGGAAGTAAAGGCAGATGACAAAGCTGAATTAGGATCTTCTTCTCATGGAACTTCATGTTCAAATGACATTCCGACTCTGGCATTTCCATCCATCTCTACTGCAGATTTCCAGTTTGACCTTGAGAAGGCGTCTGATATTATTGTGGAGCAAGTTGCAGAATTTGTCTCTGAACTTGAGAATGCTAGGCTTGCTTTGGTGGACTTGTCACACTCTTCAAAGATTCTGTCTTTGGTACGGGCTAAAGCTGTTAAAAAGAACATCGATCCCAATAAGTTCTTAACCGTCGTTGGAGATATAACTCTCCTGAAATCAAAAGGAGGAATTCAATGCAGCGTGATCGCTAATGCTGCTAACTG GCGATTAAAACCGGGAGGTGGGGGTGTTAATGCTGCGGTATTTAACGCAGCAGGTCCTTCATTGGAGAAGGCCACCAAAGAACAAGCTGAATCCATGAGCCCGGGAAATGTTGTTACTGTCCATCTTCCTTCAACTTCTCCTCTATTTATCAGGGAAGGTGTAACTCATGTCATTCATGTTCTTGGACCAAATATGAACCCACAAAGACCAAACTGCCTCAAGGATAATTATGTTGAGGGCTGCAATGTCCTTCGCAAGGCTTATGCATCTCTGTTCCAAAGTTTCGTAGGTCTGGTTAAGTCCCAAGAGAAATCACATAGCACTTCAAAAGTTCAGCCATCTGACCTCAAGATCAGTCCAAAGACTCATGATCAGAAAGTCAAGAGAGAAGGTGTGTTTGAATCCGATATGAATAATAAGAAGCACAAGGGAACTGAAGAAGTTTTTGGTCGGCCAGGTGATGAAATGGACACAATGTATTCCGgtaaggaaagaaagaaatgggGCTCTTGGGCTCAAGCACTTTACAATATTGCCATGCATCCCGAGGAACATAAGAATGATGTGTTGGAGATATCTGATAATACAGTTGTCCTGAATGATGTCTATCCAAag GCAAAGGtgcatattttgattttggCTAGAGTAAAAGGCCTTGATAGTCTCGCAGATGTACATAAAGATCACATTCAGTTATTGAACTCAATGCATGAAATGGGCATAAAGTGGGCTGAAAAATACTTAAATGAAGACAATTCTTTAACTTTCCGTCTTGGGTACCATTCG ACTCCTTCAATGCGACAACTGCACCTTCACGTGATCAGTCAGGACTTCGACTCGAAGCATTTGAAGAATAAGAAGCATTGGAATTCCTTCAACTCTGATTTCTTCTTGGACTCTGTTGATGTAATAGCTGAAATCGAAGAACATGGGCAGACCACATTGAAAGATGTCGAGAAGCTCTTATCAATGGAGCTACGTTGCCACAGATGTAGAAGCGTGCATCCTAACATTCCTCGTTTGAAAACCCATATTGCAAACTGTCAAGCGCCATTTCCTCCTGCTCTACTCAATCGGCTAAAGATTGCTGCAAGAAAAGATGAGTTGAATCGATAA
- the LOC124945718 gene encoding transcription factor bHLH140 isoform X2, whose amino-acid sequence MGASKALQDGKNAFIDRCNLEREQRAEFVKLGSPEIDVHAIVLDLPAKLCISRSVKRTEHEGNLQGGKAAAVVNRMLQKKELPKLTEGYSRITVCQTETDVQAAVVAYSTLGPLDTLPPGYYGQKSQDAKIQLGIMKFLKKADASVDKELGQKDSGDKAITKGNKASLEVKADDKAELGSSSHGTSCSNDIPTLAFPSISTADFQFDLEKASDIIVEQVAEFVSELENARLALVDLSHSSKILSLVRAKAVKKNIDPNKFLTVVGDITLLKSKGGIQCSVIANAANWRLKPGGGGVNAAVFNAAGPSLEKATKEQAESMSPGNVVTVHLPSTSPLFIREGVTHVIHVLGPNMNPQRPNCLKDNYVEGCNVLRKAYASLFQSFVGLVKSQEKSHSTSKVQPSDLKISPKTHDQKVKREGVFESDMNNKKHKGTEEVFGRPGDEMDTMYSGKERKKWGSWAQALYNIAMHPEEHKNDVLEISDNTVVLNDVYPKAKVHILILARVKGLDSLADVHKDHIQLLNSMHEMGIKWAEKYLNEDNSLTFRLGYHSTPSMRQLHLHVISQDFDSKHLKNKKHWNSFNSDFFLDSVDVIAEIEEHGQTTLKDVEKLLSMELRCHRCRSVHPNIPRLKTHIANCQAPFPPALLNRLKIAARKDELNR is encoded by the exons ATGGGTGCTAGTAAAGCATTACAGGATGGTAAAAATGCGTTTATTGACAGATGTAATCTCGAAAGAGAACAACGAGCTGAATTTGTGAAGCTTGGCAGCCCTGAAATTGATGTTCATGCTATAGTACTTGATCTTCCTGCCAAATTGTGCATCTCTAGGTCTGTTAAGAGAACCGAGCACGAGGGAAACTTGCAGGGTGGAAAGGCCGCAGCAGTTGTAAACCGGATGTTGCAAAAGAAAGAGCTGCCGAAACTGACCGAAGGGTATTCTAGGATCACAGTTTGCCAAACTGAAACTGATGTTCAGGCAGCTGTTGTTGCATACAGCACTCTTGGTCCACTGGATACCCTTCCACCTGGCTATTATGGTCAAAAGAGCCAAGATGCCAAAATCCAACTCGGTATTatgaaatttcttaaaaaagCCGATGCCTCTGTTGATAAGGAATTGGGACAGAAGGACTCTGGTGATAAAGCAATTACTAAGGGAAACAAAGCCAGTTTGGAAGTAAAGGCAGATGACAAAGCTGAATTAGGATCTTCTTCTCATGGAACTTCATGTTCAAATGACATTCCGACTCTGGCATTTCCATCCATCTCTACTGCAGATTTCCAGTTTGACCTTGAGAAGGCGTCTGATATTATTGTGGAGCAAGTTGCAGAATTTGTCTCTGAACTTGAGAATGCTAGGCTTGCTTTGGTGGACTTGTCACACTCTTCAAAGATTCTGTCTTTGGTACGGGCTAAAGCTGTTAAAAAGAACATCGATCCCAATAAGTTCTTAACCGTCGTTGGAGATATAACTCTCCTGAAATCAAAAGGAGGAATTCAATGCAGCGTGATCGCTAATGCTGCTAACTG GCGATTAAAACCGGGAGGTGGGGGTGTTAATGCTGCGGTATTTAACGCAGCAGGTCCTTCATTGGAGAAGGCCACCAAAGAACAAGCTGAATCCATGAGCCCGGGAAATGTTGTTACTGTCCATCTTCCTTCAACTTCTCCTCTATTTATCAGGGAAGGTGTAACTCATGTCATTCATGTTCTTGGACCAAATATGAACCCACAAAGACCAAACTGCCTCAAGGATAATTATGTTGAGGGCTGCAATGTCCTTCGCAAGGCTTATGCATCTCTGTTCCAAAGTTTCGTAGGTCTGGTTAAGTCCCAAGAGAAATCACATAGCACTTCAAAAGTTCAGCCATCTGACCTCAAGATCAGTCCAAAGACTCATGATCAGAAAGTCAAGAGAGAAGGTGTGTTTGAATCCGATATGAATAATAAGAAGCACAAGGGAACTGAAGAAGTTTTTGGTCGGCCAGGTGATGAAATGGACACAATGTATTCCGgtaaggaaagaaagaaatgggGCTCTTGGGCTCAAGCACTTTACAATATTGCCATGCATCCCGAGGAACATAAGAATGATGTGTTGGAGATATCTGATAATACAGTTGTCCTGAATGATGTCTATCCAAag GCAAAGGtgcatattttgattttggCTAGAGTAAAAGGCCTTGATAGTCTCGCAGATGTACATAAAGATCACATTCAGTTATTGAACTCAATGCATGAAATGGGCATAAAGTGGGCTGAAAAATACTTAAATGAAGACAATTCTTTAACTTTCCGTCTTGGGTACCATTCG ACTCCTTCAATGCGACAACTGCACCTTCACGTGATCAGTCAGGACTTCGACTCGAAGCATTTGAAGAATAAGAAGCATTGGAATTCCTTCAACTCTGATTTCTTCTTGGACTCTGTTGATGTAATAGCTGAAATCGAAGAACATGGGCAGACCACATTGAAAGATGTCGAGAAGCTCTTATCAATGGAGCTACGTTGCCACAGATGTAGAAGCGTGCATCCTAACATTCCTCGTTTGAAAACCCATATTGCAAACTGTCAAGCGCCATTTCCTCCTGCTCTACTCAATCGGCTAAAGATTGCTGCAAGAAAAGATGAGTTGAATCGATAA